In the genome of Pirellulales bacterium, the window CGGCTCAAGAACGCTTGCTCGCGGCCCAGCAGAAGATTGTCGCGCCGCTTGCCACCAGCAACTTCGTCGATTCGAGCATAGAGGTCTTCCAGCGTGCCGAATTTCTGCAACAGTTCGCGGGCCATCTTCGGCCCGATCAGCGGCACACCGGGGATGTTGTCCACCGGATCGCCGACCAGCGCTTGATAGTCAACGACCTGTTCCGGCCGAACGCCCCAATCCTCGGCCAAGGCCGCGGCGTCGAACATCTGATTCTTCCGCACGTTGAACATCTTCACGCGCTCGCCGAGCAATTGCCGGCAATCCTTGTCGCCGGTGACGACGATGCACTCCCCGCCTCTCTCGGCCGTGATGCGAGCGACGGTCGCCAAAACGTCGTCGGCTTCGTAACCGGGCACACCGAGCACCGGCACATCGAGCGCAGCGAGCATCCGCTCGATGGCCGGAATCTGCGGCACCAAATCGGCCGGCATCTCCGTGCGATGCTCCTTGTAACCGGCAAACATCTCGTGGCGAAACGTCGGGCCGTGCATGTCGAAAGCGCAAAACAGATAGTCCGGCTTCTTTTGCTCCAATAGAAACATGATGTCGCGGGCAAAACCGAACACCGCTCCCACCGGCTCGCCTCGCGGGCTAGTCATCTCCGGCAGGGCGTGGAACACCTGGAAGATCAGCGAATGCGAATCGACGACGTAGACCGTCTTGCCGCGCAGGCTCTTGGGGGGCGAAGTTTCTTTCTGAGGCGACGCTCCGTTTTCGGCAACCGGCTCGATCGCAGTTAGCGCTGCAACATCGGCGACTGAGGACGCCAGCGTTTCAGGGAGCGGATCGATGGATGTCGCGTTGGCCGCGCGATTTGAGACATCCGCCTTTTCGGCCGGTGTCTCCGGATCGAGCCCCGGCAAACGGGTTTGACGACTGCGTGCGGGCATTGGCGAAGGAGGGATGAACCAGAGATGAAACTTCGACGGAGCGGCTTTACCGGTCGTTAGCGGCAAGCCAAAAATGCCGCTCGGGATCCTAGCGCCGTGGCCGTCAAACTGTCAAGCGGACCGGTTGTGTGGAAGTGTGTCTTAAAACTGTGTGCAGTCCGGGAGGGCCCGAGGTGCGGAGCGCCCTATGGACTTGGTGGTGCGCTAGGGACAGGCCGTTGCGTTACTCGCCGCCAAAGTTCCTGGATGCCGCTTGCCGGTCGCCTCATTATCGTAGCTTCCGGGAAAGCGCTCTTGTATCGAGCGATCTCGTCATCAGAGGCCGACTTGTCGATGGACAGCCCCAGATAATACTTGTCCCCGAGCCACCTGCGAAACAAAGGGATTCTCTTCAGTGAATCCCCGGTCACAGAATCGACGCCCGGCGCAGCGGCCATCACGTCACGTTTCTTGACAATCTCGACCTGCCGACCGATGTAGCCGCAGAGCATTGCCAGCAGCGTCGCAACGATCAGCAGCGTCCGCAGGCTGAATTGGAAGCGGCGACGTGGAAGGGCGATCATTCCAAACAGTATACCAGATTTCAAATCTCAGATTCTGCTTCGCCCGCTGACCAGCCGCGGAGTTTTTCGGCGGCGAACTCTGTAAATCTATCGCCGACGATCGCCTCGCGCGCGGCGGCCAGCAAACGCTGATAATAGGTCAAATTGTGAGCTGTCAACAGGATTGGGCCGAGCATCTCGTGGACCATGAACAGATGCCGCAAATATCCTCTGCTATGGCGGCAGGCGGGGCAGGGACAGCCTTCCTCCAGCGGGCGCGGATCGACGGCATAACATTGGTTCCGCAGGCGAATGCTGCCGGCATCGGTGAACGCCATCCCGTTGCGGCCGTTGCGGGTGGGGAGAACGCAATCGAACAGATCGATCCCCCGACGGATCGCCTCCAACAGATCCTGCGGCCGGCCGACCCCCATCAAATAGCGCGGCCGATCGGCCAGCAAGGCGGAGACGGTCTCATCCAGAACGCGAACCATCTCCTCGGGCGTTTCGCCGACGCTCAGGCCGCCGACGGCGTATCCGGGGAAACCCATCGCGGCGAGCCGCTCTGCGCAAGCGATCCGCAGCGCAGAATCAAGTCCCCCTTGAACGATTG includes:
- a CDS encoding 5'-3' exonuclease H3TH domain-containing protein, coding for MPARSRQTRLPGLDPETPAEKADVSNRAANATSIDPLPETLASSVADVAALTAIEPVAENGASPQKETSPPKSLRGKTVYVVDSHSLIFQVFHALPEMTSPRGEPVGAVFGFARDIMFLLEQKKPDYLFCAFDMHGPTFRHEMFAGYKEHRTEMPADLVPQIPAIERMLAALDVPVLGVPGYEADDVLATVARITAERGGECIVVTGDKDCRQLLGERVKMFNVRKNQMFDAAALAEDWGVRPEQVVDYQALVGDPVDNIPGVPLIGPKMARELLQKFGTLEDLYARIDEVAGGKRRDNLLLGREQAFLSR
- the tgt gene encoding tRNA guanosine(34) transglycosylase Tgt — protein: MTPRDFSYRLVHAAKDCQARRGTFFTPHGPVELPAFMPVGTQATVKGLTVEQVRATGAQMVLANTYHLALRPGERIVEQLGGLHRFMGWGGPILTDSGGFQLFSLAAIVKIAEEGATFRSHLDGNLVQLTPERAVEIQESLGSDVAMVLDHVVALPNEAAAIRDATERTVRWAARSQAAHRRADQAQFAIVQGGLDSALRIACAERLAAMGFPGYAVGGLSVGETPEEMVRVLDETVSALLADRPRYLMGVGRPQDLLEAIRRGIDLFDCVLPTRNGRNGMAFTDAGSIRLRNQCYAVDPRPLEEGCPCPACRHSRGYLRHLFMVHEMLGPILLTAHNLTYYQRLLAAAREAIVGDRFTEFAAEKLRGWSAGEAESEI